The following proteins come from a genomic window of Frankia casuarinae:
- a CDS encoding nucleotidyltransferase domain-containing protein → MSVDTPRGTPAGVRPSEVTYDHLIIPPDWRRPKESAPGTLNALFPSEGGPRAEPAAAGSTSPINPTTGPLTGPLTGPLLVGTTARAFAKLDDLIRLGAEDRAVVAARRDEAERALRAIFPPRCALPLVGVATIGSAGRDTMIRPLDEVDIFAVFSAANSAWKRFRWDSRDLLLCVRNAIGGDRIQTIGSRGQALRIVYDAPPDVHLVPAFDHPRAGYVIPDRVGGWLPTRPERHTSWTADLGPRVISAVRLLKAWNRVRGSHLRSFHIEALAGQVLAGRGLNTRQGLAEVFRHLDDVGLTVADPADVGGDLSSYLRAEDIEALAESVRLARIYSAKAVDAEQAGDHEEAVNLWGSLFGPEFPTFG, encoded by the coding sequence ATGAGTGTGGATACCCCTCGGGGAACACCGGCCGGAGTCCGGCCGAGCGAGGTCACGTACGATCATCTGATCATTCCGCCGGACTGGCGTCGGCCGAAGGAGTCGGCGCCGGGGACGCTCAACGCTCTGTTCCCCTCCGAGGGAGGCCCCCGCGCCGAGCCTGCCGCGGCCGGCTCGACGTCGCCGATCAACCCGACAACCGGTCCGTTGACGGGTCCGTTGACGGGCCCGCTGCTGGTCGGCACCACGGCGCGTGCCTTCGCGAAACTCGACGACCTGATCCGTCTCGGTGCCGAGGACCGTGCCGTCGTCGCGGCTCGCCGCGACGAGGCGGAGCGGGCGCTGCGCGCGATCTTCCCGCCTCGTTGCGCGCTGCCGCTGGTCGGGGTCGCCACGATCGGCTCGGCGGGTCGGGACACCATGATCCGTCCGCTCGACGAGGTGGACATCTTCGCGGTCTTCTCGGCGGCCAACAGCGCCTGGAAGCGTTTCCGCTGGGACTCCCGCGACCTGCTGCTCTGCGTGCGCAACGCCATCGGCGGAGATCGAATCCAGACGATCGGTAGCCGCGGCCAGGCGCTGCGCATCGTCTACGACGCCCCTCCGGACGTCCATCTGGTGCCGGCCTTCGATCATCCGCGTGCCGGGTACGTCATACCCGATCGGGTCGGTGGCTGGCTGCCGACCCGGCCGGAGCGGCACACGAGCTGGACGGCGGACCTCGGCCCCCGGGTGATCTCGGCGGTCCGCCTGCTCAAGGCGTGGAACCGGGTGCGCGGCAGCCACCTGCGCTCCTTCCACATCGAGGCGCTCGCCGGGCAGGTCCTCGCCGGCCGCGGGCTCAACACCCGGCAGGGGCTCGCCGAGGTCTTCCGGCATCTGGACGATGTCGGCCTCACCGTGGCCGACCCGGCCGACGTCGGCGGGGACCTGTCGTCGTATCTACGCGCCGAGGACATCGAGGCGTTGGCCGAGAGTGTCCGGCTCGCCCGGATCTACTCGGCGAAGGCGGTGGACGCGGAACAGGCCGGCGATCACGAGGAGGCCGTGAATCTGTGGGGTTCCCTCTTCGGGCCGGAGTTCCCCACGTTCGGCTGA